A window of Streptomyces marispadix contains these coding sequences:
- a CDS encoding PPOX class F420-dependent oxidoreductase produces MAEKMTEDEWRGFITEGTRTGKLSTVRADGSPHVAPVWFVVDGDDLIFTTGEGTVKGRNLARDGRVSFCVDDERPPYAFVVIRGHAELSADIDTMLHWATRIGARYMGEGAAEQFGARNAVPGELLVRVRIEKVVAMARVAD; encoded by the coding sequence ATGGCTGAGAAGATGACGGAAGACGAGTGGCGCGGCTTCATCACCGAGGGCACCCGTACGGGAAAGCTCTCAACGGTCCGTGCCGACGGAAGCCCTCACGTCGCCCCCGTGTGGTTCGTGGTCGACGGCGACGACCTGATCTTCACCACAGGTGAGGGCACGGTCAAGGGGCGCAATCTCGCCCGCGACGGCCGCGTCTCGTTCTGCGTGGACGACGAGCGGCCTCCCTACGCCTTCGTGGTGATCCGCGGCCACGCCGAACTGAGCGCCGACATCGACACGATGCTGCACTGGGCCACGCGCATCGGGGCCCGCTACATGGGCGAGGGCGCGGCGGAACAGTTCGGCGCCCGCAACGCCGTACCCGGTGAACTGCTCGTACGGGTACGCATCGAGAAGGTGGTGGCGATGGCCCGCGTGGCGGACTGA
- a CDS encoding roadblock/LC7 domain-containing protein: protein MALNTGLDWLLDDLTERISSVRHAMVLSTDGLVTANSQTLEKTDAEHLAAVASGLQSLAKGSGTQFGSGRVRQTMIEFDEGLLFVTSAGEGSCLCVLTGPDTDVGAVAYEMTLLVNRVGEHLGLAARNGT from the coding sequence ATGGCGCTGAACACAGGGCTCGACTGGCTGCTCGATGACCTGACGGAACGCATTTCGTCCGTACGGCACGCGATGGTGCTGTCGACCGACGGTCTGGTCACCGCGAACAGTCAGACCCTGGAGAAGACGGACGCCGAGCATCTCGCCGCGGTCGCATCCGGTCTCCAGTCCCTGGCGAAGGGGTCGGGGACGCAGTTCGGTTCGGGACGGGTACGGCAGACGATGATCGAGTTCGATGAGGGGTTGCTCTTCGTGACCTCCGCGGGTGAGGGAAGCTGCCTTTGCGTGCTGACCGGGCCGGACACCGACGTGGGCGCCGTGGCGTATGAGATGACGCTTCTGGTGAACCGTGTCGGTGAGCATCTCGGGCTGGCGGCGCGGAACGGGACGTAG